The sequence GTTACCTTTATCTTGAAGGTAAACATGCAGTACCGATCCTCATCAGCTTGACGGATACTCAAACGTATTCTCACCAGGCACATCAATAGGTAATGCTTGAATGGGTTAGCATTCAGCTCTGTGTGTCGGGGGATGAAAAGTATTGAGTATCGTTTGACAGCAGCTTAGAAACTGCTAATTCGTAGGTATATGTACGGTATGAGTTAGCCGTAGAGTTTCAATTATAAATGCTCGTACTGGCGTACATAAAGCATAATGCTCGTACTGGCGTACATAAAGCATAAAGCTATAACCGAGAAAATGTCATGCCATGACGGCAGAGTTCACACGACTTACTGGAGCTGAAAGGTTCGGCACCCACGCTTACGCTGTAAAGTGAAAATTCTAATTTAGTCTGGTAAAGATTATTCAGTCATCAAAAAATCAAGCTGAGCCCCGCTCCATTATCGGCGCATCACGCTGAGCGATTTTCGCTTCTATCCAGTCCAACACCTCGCCTTCAACCCAAGCAACAGAACCACTCCCTAGCTTGACCTGCTTAGGGAATCCTTCGGTATCAATGTATTTATAAATAGTTGACTTAGCCAAGCTAGTCAGAGCCATGACATCTCTCATTTTCAGTAGCTTCATGTTGCACCTCGGTATGTTTTGACATACCAAGTGCCTTGTTAGTATTTTTTTAACTCGCTATACACCCGACCCGACTAAAAGCAGCTCCAGTCATTACGCATAGTATAAAACTCAAAAAACTTAGCCTCATAAAACTTCTAGACAATATCATCCTGCCACAGTAAATTAATAGACACGTATATTTAGCACCAAAACCCCTATAAACAAAGACATTAGCGGCTATTATCACATCTAGATTATCTCTAAAAAACATCTAGATTATCTCTAAAAAACAATTATAAACACTCTAAAAAACTGCTGGATAGCATCTACATAACATCTAGAAATGGTCTTGATATTCCCAACACTATACAAAAGGATATTTAATTATGAGTTCAACTTTGGATACAAAAGATGAAGCCAAGCTCCGCTTCGACGAAGAGCCTGAGTGCAGGGAGTTACTCAAGAATCTGCAACTTGATGAATTAATGCTTGCAGCAGTACTTCTGTCGGGGAGATACCCAAAGTCCATACCAAAAGACAAGAACGCACTAATCCAGACCTGCATTAATGAGCTAGCCACAATCAAACGGGTAAGTAAAAAAAAGACGCTTACGAACACATTAGAATCGATACAAGAGTACGCATCCACTGCCGATCAATCGCAATGGATCAAAGATCCAATGCCAAAAAGACTCGAAGCATTTTTACGTAATCAGTTTTCTTATGGATGGATAGACACAGACGGCATCTCTAACAAAAAGCAATTTTTAATGATGTACAACCTGGGAGTAATTCGCAGCAGGGGAGGAAGCAGGCGGGACAGACGGGGCCGCCAAAGCTCCCTACGAAAATTGAAAAATGACTGGTCCAATATAGAAAGCCTAAACGAGCTAAAAAGCATAGCTGACGCAGATACAAAAGAATTCCTAGAGCATTTTTCTAAAGCATTTAAGAAAATAATCTCAGAAAACGTTCATAAATTTACTTTAATAAAACTCGATCCCATTCATCTTGAGACAATTGAAGACGCTTTAATATGGTTGGATGCATTTAGCCATAACTCTCTAGAGCGAGTAGCAATTACAGACAAAATACGCAGAAACTGGCAACAAAATCAGTACCGCAAAACGTCAGGAAAAAAACAAAAAAGCTTCGATCTACCAGAGAGCACTATTAAATCTCTCAAAAAACTTGCAAATACAAATAACCTAACTGAAACAGATGTAATCACAATCCTGATCAACGAAGAGCTAAAAAACGACATTTATATAAAAGAGGTTCTGAACAGAGCAAATGCACTACAGCGAGCCATAAATGGCGAATAAGGGATTTAAAATTCCCAACCGGCGGGTATTACGGCGGGTATTTTCATGATAACGGATGTTAAAATACTATAACCCATTGTTTTTAAAAGATATTTAAATTCTACTCAATATTCAGGTGCAAAACATCGAGTGATGACAAAATACGCACCACTGCTGCTGCATTCAAGCCCTGACTTATCAGGGCTTTTTAATCGATCAAAGGCGCGTTTCTAACAGCCTTAGATGCACCGTTAGCAAAACACCTCTGATATTTATCACGCCAAGGCTAACGGCCACAGCCCCACCTCTCCCGCACGAAACGTGCTTTTACACCTCTATTTAAGCAATTCGCATATTTTGATTCGCACAGCAGATGTATCAAACCTGCCGCGCCCAGCAGCGCTGCGCATGGCTTTTAGCAAAAACTTATTTTTAGATAAGTTTTTGCTAAAAGAATTTCGATGAACCCCATGCGAAATGTCTTGCTTTTTGTTACCATTTGTAACCGCCCGTAGCCCGTGCCTTACTGCTACATTCCCTTTGACCAACTTTGAGAAAACCTTATGCTGCGAAGTTTATTTATATTTGTTGCTGCTGCGTTGCTGTCAACGCCTGCATTGGCCAGCGTGTCTGGTGAGGCAACAGGTCATTTAAATGCTACAACGACCCTTGCAGGTTATTTAGCAGTTTTTGTTTTTGCCATCGCCTACATGGTTGTTGTAGCCGAAGAAAAGCTGCAGCTACGTAAATCTAAGCCAGTCCTTATT comes from Pseudomonas sp. C27(2019) and encodes:
- a CDS encoding AlpA family transcriptional regulator, yielding MKLLKMRDVMALTSLAKSTIYKYIDTEGFPKQVKLGSGSVAWVEGEVLDWIEAKIAQRDAPIMERGSA